One window of the Streptomyces sp. ITFR-21 genome contains the following:
- a CDS encoding carboxylate-amine ligase: MTTIPTATLGVEEEYLLLDRETGLPAPRAAQVQAAADLEPVLGRDEVDNELLLAQIEVATPVCTGLDEVTGHLARFRQAVGAAADRAGCRLAATGGAPLSDGTLVPVTPTRRYREMRVDAGRLVDEQLICGMHVHVAVPDRSAGASALGRLRPWLPVLVALGANSPFWDGRDTGFASWRTVVFGRWPVSGSPPFFADGVEYERRVGALLATGVIRDRHQLYWHARLSEEFPTLEVRTPDVQLDVDSAVTLAGIARALVATALRESRRGARPLDPPSSVLYAAGWHAARHGLADGLVDPRQGTPAPAADVVGALLGHIGPALAELGDTERIGAGVERLLTDGTGAARQRRALAAGGPDALLDLIAPGPRTPDAVPGVPEGARRR; the protein is encoded by the coding sequence ATGACGACGATCCCGACCGCCACCCTCGGCGTCGAAGAGGAGTACCTGCTGCTCGACCGCGAGACCGGACTGCCCGCGCCGCGCGCCGCGCAGGTGCAGGCCGCCGCCGACCTCGAACCCGTGCTCGGCCGGGACGAAGTGGACAACGAGCTGCTGCTGGCCCAGATCGAGGTCGCCACCCCGGTGTGCACCGGCCTGGACGAGGTGACCGGCCATTTGGCGCGCTTCCGGCAGGCGGTCGGCGCCGCCGCCGACCGGGCCGGCTGCCGACTCGCCGCCACGGGGGGCGCCCCGCTGAGCGACGGCACCTTGGTGCCGGTCACCCCTACCCGGCGCTACCGCGAGATGCGGGTCGACGCGGGCCGGCTGGTGGACGAGCAGCTCATCTGCGGCATGCACGTCCATGTGGCGGTACCCGACCGCTCGGCGGGCGCCTCCGCGCTCGGCCGGCTCCGGCCCTGGCTGCCGGTGCTGGTCGCCCTCGGCGCCAACTCGCCGTTCTGGGACGGCCGCGACACCGGCTTCGCCAGCTGGCGCACGGTGGTCTTCGGCCGCTGGCCGGTCAGCGGCTCGCCGCCCTTCTTCGCCGATGGTGTGGAGTACGAGCGCCGGGTCGGCGCGCTGCTGGCCACCGGCGTGATCCGGGACCGGCACCAGCTCTACTGGCACGCCCGGCTGTCCGAGGAGTTCCCGACGCTGGAGGTCCGCACCCCCGACGTCCAGCTCGACGTCGACAGCGCGGTCACCCTGGCCGGGATCGCCCGCGCCCTGGTGGCGACCGCGCTGCGCGAGTCGCGGCGCGGCGCGCGCCCGCTGGACCCGCCGAGTAGCGTCCTGTATGCGGCCGGGTGGCACGCCGCGCGCCACGGCCTGGCCGACGGCCTGGTGGACCCCCGGCAGGGCACCCCCGCCCCGGCGGCCGACGTGGTGGGCGCCCTGCTCGGCCACATCGGCCCGGCGCTCGCCGAACTCGGCGACACCGAACGGATCGGCGCCGGGGTGGAGCGGCTGCTGACCGACGGCACCGGGGCCGCCCGGCAGCGGCGCGCCCTGGCCGCGGGCGGGCCGGACGCGCTGCTGGACCTGATCGCGCCCGGACCGCGGACACCCGACGCCGTTCCCGGCGTCCCGGAGGGAGCGCGGCGACGATGA